The Maridesulfovibrio sp. genomic sequence CTATGCAGGAGCCGGAAATCGGGGCCATTGCCCGTCGCCACGGTAAAAGTGCGGCCCAGATTATTCTGCGCTGGCAGGTGCAACTGGGAGCTGTTCCTATTCCCAAAGCAACTTCTCCGGCCCGGCAGTTGGAAAACATCAGTATTTTTGATTTTGCGCTAACTGCAGAGGAAATGGCAGTCATCAGCGCTCTGGACAGGCCGGATGGCAGGCGCAAGGATCAGCATCCAGCTTATTACGAGGAATACTAAAGAAATGAAGGCCCGGAACAGAAATGTTCCGGGCCTTCATAATGTTGCTAAAGCACTGCCTGTGTCTATTTTATTCTGCTTTCAGATCTTCCACAATTTTTTGCATTTCCGAGATCTGTTCAGCCAGTGATTCAAGGGCCAAGGCAAATTCGCGGGCTCCGTGGGCTGTTTCTGCTGTGATACGGCTGATTTCCTCAACTGAGCTATTAATTTCTTCGGAGGTGGCGGATTGTTCCTCGGCTGCAGTAGCTATGCTTTGGATCTGGATTGCGCTTTCTTCGGCTCCGGTTACGATCTCCTGAAGAACAGAGCCGGAGTTTTCTGAGAATTCGTTAGCTTCTTCAATATGCTTGTAAACTGTTTCCATCGATTTGATGTTTTCTCCGGCAACACGTTGAATGGAACCAATGGAATTTGAAACCTCCCCAGTGGCGGTCATGGTTTTTTCCGCCAGCTTGCGCACTTCATCGGCGACCACTGCGAATCCGCGTCCTGCTTCACCTGCCCGGGCCGCTTCAATGGCGGCGTTCAGGGCCAACAGGTTGGTCTGGTCGGCAATGTCGGTAATTACGCCGATAATAGCCTCGGTTCCTTTGGCTTGCTTGTCCAGTTCTTCCATGTTGCCTTTCAGGTTGTTGACCTCGGTCACGGTTTGCTCAAGAGCCGACTTGGATTTATCTACAACCGCAGCACCGTTTCTGGCTTTGTCCTGAGCCTCGTTACTTGCTTCGGCGGCATCTCCTGCGTTACGGGCGATTTCCAGCACAGTAGCATTCATCTCTTCCATGGCAGTGGCAGTGGATGAAATACGGTCGCTCTGCACCTCTGCCCCGCTCAGCATTTCGTTTGATTGTACGGACATCTGTTCGGATGCGGAAACAACGTGATGCAGAACCTGCTCAACCCGGTCGGCAGCATGGTGCAGCCCTTCTGCTCTGGCCATGTCCGCTTTTTCGCGGGCTTTTTCAGCTTCTGCCGTTGCCTGCCGTGCTCTTGCTGATTCTTCTTCCGCCTTGCGGGTTTCATCTTCGGCCTTGCGGATGGTTTTTTTGAGTTCGCCGACCATCGTCCGCATAGAATCAGCCATATTGCCGATTTCATCTTTCTGGTTGATGTCGAGGGCAGCATCAAGATCACCTTCGGCTACTCTGGCGGTGTAATCGGCTGTTTTGAGAATTGGTTTGCTGATTACACCGGCCAGTACGAAGAGAATTCCCAGCAGTAAAAGAATGGCAACAACACTTACAATAATACTGTTCTGGGCAATTGCATTGGCCTGTGCCTCAACCTTGTCCATGGGAATTACCAGCGCAATAGACCACGGAAGAGAGGTCTTGCCCACTTTGATAGGGGCGAAAGTTATGTATTCGGCGGCACCGGTGACAGGAGATTTTCCAACGTATGAATGAGTGCTGCCGTTTTTAATGGCGTTTTCAACATTGCTTTTCTGTTTGCTGCTAACCAGATCAAGTATGTTTTTTGTCTGCAGATCTTTATCCGG encodes the following:
- a CDS encoding methyl-accepting chemotaxis protein, with the translated sequence MNFKDWSLKTKIIIPTFCFVALILAASTWVMTDQARSLAVEQASKSADSEAKGYGNEISETIGKALTVTRTLASMFETGTNYKNIPDREVLDSVLIDVLKRHPGLAGSWCAFKPDSYDGREEEYMGKYKGAYRNWYYRDGNKIAENFSGAENMVGQSWFDDPMAGNVETISEPYPWDVKGKKFWLCSTGHPVKRNGRNIGVVGVDFYLNDLLQTVLKIKPFETGYAFLMTNKGTIVAHPDKDLQTKNILDLVSSKQKSNVENAIKNGSTHSYVGKSPVTGAAEYITFAPIKVGKTSLPWSIALVIPMDKVEAQANAIAQNSIIVSVVAILLLLGILFVLAGVISKPILKTADYTARVAEGDLDAALDINQKDEIGNMADSMRTMVGELKKTIRKAEDETRKAEEESARARQATAEAEKAREKADMARAEGLHHAADRVEQVLHHVVSASEQMSVQSNEMLSGAEVQSDRISSTATAMEEMNATVLEIARNAGDAAEASNEAQDKARNGAAVVDKSKSALEQTVTEVNNLKGNMEELDKQAKGTEAIIGVITDIADQTNLLALNAAIEAARAGEAGRGFAVVADEVRKLAEKTMTATGEVSNSIGSIQRVAGENIKSMETVYKHIEEANEFSENSGSVLQEIVTGAEESAIQIQSIATAAEEQSATSEEINSSVEEISRITAETAHGAREFALALESLAEQISEMQKIVEDLKAE